The sequence TTTAAAAGAGCGTTCCACAACTTTCTATTCGATCGGGAGATACGGATGGACTTGTATGACAGCGTAATAATCGGTGCCGGCCCCGCCGGACTGACGGCTGCGATCTACGCCGGCCGCGGCGGAATTAACGGCGTGCTGCTCGAGCGAATGATTCCCGGCGGCCAGATCGCGGCCACCGAGTTGGTCGAGAACTACCCCGGATTTCCAGAGGGGATAATGGGCGCGGACCTCGCGGCCAAGATGCGCGAACAGGCGCTCAAATTTGGCGTGAACATCGAGAGCATCGACGTCGAGGCCGTGCAGCGGGCCGACGACGGATTTGAGATCCACGGCTCGGGCAAGACCCTGCACGCACGTAGCGTGATTCTGGCGATGGGTACCCAGCCGCGGATGCTGGGCATCAGCGGCGAGGCCGAGTTCTTCGGCCGCGGCGTCTCGACCTGCGCCACATGCGACGGCCCGCTCTACCGCGGCAAGCAGGTGGCCGTGATCGGCGGCGGCGACTCGGCGATCCAAGAGGCGCTGTTTCTGACCAAATTCTGCTCGCGGGTGCACGTGATCCATCG comes from Candidatus Alcyoniella australis and encodes:
- the trxB gene encoding thioredoxin-disulfide reductase → MDLYDSVIIGAGPAGLTAAIYAGRGGINGVLLERMIPGGQIAATELVENYPGFPEGIMGADLAAKMREQALKFGVNIESIDVEAVQRADDGFEIHGSGKTLHARSVILAMGTQPRMLGISGEAEFFGRGVSTCATCDGPLYRGKQVAVIGGGDSAIQEALFLTKFCSRVHVIHRRDALRAVPALGERAKASEKIEIHWDSVPLAVLGDNSGVSGLRLRNVKTDEQSELELPGVFMFIGLLPNIACAQPLGLKLDEGRFILTDQQLATSIPGVFAAGDIRSKTQRQLVTAVGDGAQAVFSVERYLEP